The proteins below come from a single Corvus hawaiiensis isolate bCorHaw1 chromosome 20, bCorHaw1.pri.cur, whole genome shotgun sequence genomic window:
- the MRPS17 gene encoding 28S ribosomal protein S17, mitochondrial — translation MSVPRGAVHAKWIVGKVIGTKMQKTAKVRVTRLVLDPYLLKFFNKRKTYFAHDPLQQCVVGDIVLLKALPERRSKHVKHELAEIVFKVGNVIDPITGKPCAGTRFLENLSDSENLTEADTTYLSEKLQELKVCSTDK, via the exons ATGTCTGTCCCACGTGGAGCTGTCCATGCAAAATGGATAGTAGGGAAAGTAATTGGGaccaaaatgcagaaaactgccAAAGTGAGAGTGACAAGGCTTGTGCTGGATCCCTACTTGCTAAAG ttctttaacaaaagaaaaacctatTTTGCCCATGACCCACTGCAGCAGTGTGTTGTTGGAGACATTGTTCTTCTGAAAGCTCTGCCCGAGCGAAGGAGCAAACACGTGAAACACGAACTGGCTGAAATTGTGTTCAAGGTTGGCAATGTCATAGATCCAATCACAGGAAAGCCCTGTGCAGGAACCAGATTCCTGGAAAACCTGTCAGATTCGGAAAATCTGACAGAGGCAGATACTACCTATCTAAGTGAGAAACTTCAGGAACTTAAAGTTTGTTCAACAGACAAATAG
- the PSPH gene encoding phosphoserine phosphatase, whose protein sequence is MAQETVHYSHSEKDFILSPHSKKATKRMASLMELKEIFRSADAVCFDVDSTVIREEGIDELAKFCGVGDAVAEMTRRAMGGTVTFKAALTARLGLIRPSYEQVQKLISDNPPQLTPGIRELVSRLHQRGVQVFLVSGGFQSIVEHVALQLNIPTANVFANRLKFYFNGEYAGFDETQPTAESGGKGKVISHLKEQFHFKKVVMIGDGATDMEACPPGDCFIGFGGNVVRKQVKEKAKWYITHFDELLKELEER, encoded by the exons atgGCTCAGGAAACAGTGCACTACTCCCACTCAGAGAAAGACTTCATCTTGTCTCCTCACAGTAAGAAGGCTACCAAAAGGATGGCATCCCTCATGGAGCTGAAGGAGATCTTCCGCAGCGCCGATGCCGTGTGCTTCGACGTGGACAGCACCGTCATCAGGGAGGAGGGCATCGATGAGCTCGCCAAGTTCTGTGGGGTCGGGGATGCCGTGGCAGAGAT GACCCGCAGAGCCATGGGTGGCACTGTGACATTCAAGGCAGCTCTGACAGCACGATTAGGTCTCATCCGGCCCTCCTATGAACAAGTGCAGAAATTAATATCTGACAACCCACCTCAGCTAACTCCAGGAATAAg GGAGCTGGTGAGCAGACTCCACCAACGAGGGGTTCAGGTGTTCTTGGTCTCTGGGGGGTTTCAGAGCATTGTGGAACACGTGGCCTTGCAGCTGAACATTCCCACAGCAAACGTCTTTGCCAACAGGCTCAAGTTCTACTTCAACG GAGAATATGCAGGATTTGATGAAACACAACCAACAGCTGAATcaggggggaaaggaaaggttATCAGTCATCTGAAAGAACAGTTCCATTTCAAGAAAGTGGTTATGATTGGAGATGGAGCTACAGACATGGAAGCCTGCCCCCCTGGA GATTGCTTCATTGGATTTGGAGGCAATGTAGTCAGAAAGCAAgtaaaggagaaagcaaagtgGTACATCACCCACTTCGACGAATTGCTAAAGGAACTGGAAGAGCGATAA
- the NIPSNAP2 gene encoding protein NipSnap homolog 2 yields MAARVLLRRSLAGAPAVPRLPPGAGLALRGLGSSAHRAREESWLKSLFVRKVDPRKDAHSNLLAKRETSSLYKLQFHNVKPECLEAYNKLCQEVLPKIHEEKHYPCALVGTWNTWYGEQDQAVHLWRYEGGYPALNEVMSKLRQNKEFIEFRKERGNMLLSRKNQLLLEFSFWNEPVPRDGPNIYELRSYQLRPGTMIEWGNYWARAIRFRQDSNEAVGGFFSQIGQLYMVHHLWAYKDLQTREDIRNAAWHKPGWDELVYYTVPLIQEMESRIMIPLKISPLQ; encoded by the exons ATGGCGGCGCGAGTGCTGCTGCGGCGGAGCCTGGCGGGAGCGCCCGCCGTGCCGCGCCTGCCGCCCGGCGCCGGGCTGGCCCTCAG GGGGCTGGGCTCCTCGGCCCACAGAGCCCGTGAGGAGAGCTGGTTAAAATCCCTCTTCGTGCGCAAAGTCGATCCCAGGAAAGACGCCCACTCCAACCTCCTGGCCAAAAGAGAGACCAGCAGTCTGTACAAACTCCAGT tTCACAATGTCAAACCTGAATGTCTAGAGGCCTACAACAAGCTCTG TCAAGAGGTGCTGCCAAAGATTCATGAAGAAAAACACTACCCTTGTGCTCTGGTGGGGACTTGGAACACGTGGTACGGAGAGCAAGATCAGGCTG ttcATTTGTGGAGATATGAGGGAGGTTACCCAGCTCTCAATGAGGTCATGAGCAAACTTCGTCAAAATAAG GAATTCATAGAATTCCGTAAGGAAAGGGGTAACATGCTCCTCTCCCGTAAgaaccagctgctgctggagttcaGCTTCTGGAATGAACCTGTTCCCAGAGATGGCCCTAATATTTATGAACTGAGATCTTATCAACTCAGA CCTGGAACAATGATTGAGTGGGGCAATTACTG GGCTCGTGCAATTCGCTTCCGACAGGACAGTAATGAAGCAGTTGGGGGATTTTTCTCCCAGATTGGACAGCTCTACATGGTCCATCACCTTTGGG CTTACAAAGACCTGCAAACCAGGGAAGATATAAGGAATGCAGCGTGGCATAAAccgggctgggatgaactggtcTATTACACAG tgcccCTTATTCAGGAGATGGAGTCCAGAATCATGATACCCTTGAAGATTTCTCCACTTCAGTAA